In Archangium violaceum, the following are encoded in one genomic region:
- a CDS encoding lysine 5,6-aminomutase subunit alpha, translated as MPGPFIEDAQIVRARKLAEDITEPIFELIRRHTTVSIERTVLRFFGIADAGPGGVPLANLMVDRLKAAGVLNRGAAYWYGRALQLGARSPLEAVERLTALPAEKLGPLSPEMEHNLREEVQAEAQAAMDDLKSRIAQRDALRKELGSAPAPHKYVIVATGNIYDDVDQARAAAQAGADIIAVIRSTAQSLLDYVPHGATTEGYGGTYATQENFRIMREALDDESRKLKRYIQLTNYSSGLCMAEIAFAAAYERLDMLLNDAMYGILFRDINMRRTFIDQYFSRRICALAGIIINTGEDNYITTADAYDAAHTVIASQFINETFAKRAGLKDWQLGLGHSYEIDPYRADTLLLELSQAMLVRRCFPNAPLKYMPPTKHKETDIFFSHAYDVMADLVAIWTRQGIQLLGMMTEAMHTPLLADRYVALKAASYIYKAAKGIDEEFTVREDGKIANRAREVFAKAMELLEECQKDGMVAAIGRGHFGDVKRTETGGKGLEGVLEKAPDYFNPFQDMLEAL; from the coding sequence ATGCCAGGACCGTTCATCGAAGACGCGCAGATCGTTCGCGCGCGCAAGCTGGCGGAGGACATCACCGAGCCCATCTTCGAGCTCATCCGCCGCCACACCACTGTCTCCATCGAGCGCACCGTGCTGCGCTTCTTCGGCATCGCGGATGCCGGCCCCGGAGGCGTGCCACTCGCCAACCTGATGGTGGACCGGCTCAAGGCCGCCGGGGTGCTGAACAGGGGAGCGGCGTATTGGTACGGCCGTGCCCTGCAGCTGGGCGCCCGCAGTCCGCTGGAGGCCGTGGAGCGCCTGACCGCGCTGCCAGCGGAGAAGCTGGGGCCCCTCTCGCCGGAGATGGAGCACAACCTGCGCGAGGAGGTGCAGGCCGAGGCCCAGGCGGCCATGGACGATCTCAAGTCCCGCATCGCCCAGCGTGACGCGCTGCGCAAGGAGCTGGGAAGCGCTCCGGCGCCGCACAAGTACGTCATCGTGGCCACGGGCAACATCTACGACGACGTGGACCAGGCGCGGGCGGCGGCGCAGGCGGGCGCGGACATCATCGCGGTCATCCGCTCCACGGCGCAGTCGCTGCTGGACTACGTGCCCCACGGGGCGACCACCGAGGGCTACGGCGGCACGTACGCCACCCAGGAGAACTTCCGCATCATGCGCGAGGCCCTGGATGACGAGAGCCGCAAGCTCAAGCGCTACATCCAGCTGACGAACTACTCGTCGGGCCTGTGCATGGCGGAGATCGCCTTCGCCGCGGCCTACGAGCGGCTGGACATGCTGCTCAACGACGCGATGTACGGAATCCTGTTCCGGGACATCAACATGCGGCGCACGTTCATCGACCAGTACTTCAGCCGCCGCATCTGCGCCCTGGCCGGCATCATCATCAACACGGGCGAGGACAACTACATCACCACGGCGGACGCGTACGACGCGGCGCACACGGTCATCGCCAGCCAGTTCATCAACGAGACGTTCGCCAAGCGCGCGGGGCTGAAGGACTGGCAGCTGGGGCTGGGGCACTCGTACGAGATCGACCCGTACCGGGCGGACACGCTGCTGTTGGAGCTGTCGCAGGCGATGCTGGTGCGCCGGTGCTTCCCCAACGCGCCGCTGAAGTACATGCCGCCCACCAAGCACAAGGAGACGGACATCTTCTTCAGCCACGCGTACGACGTGATGGCGGACCTGGTGGCCATCTGGACGCGGCAGGGCATCCAGCTGCTGGGGATGATGACCGAGGCCATGCACACGCCGCTGTTGGCGGACCGGTACGTGGCGCTCAAGGCGGCCAGCTACATCTACAAGGCGGCCAAGGGCATCGACGAGGAGTTCACCGTGCGCGAGGACGGGAAGATCGCCAACCGCGCGCGCGAGGTGTTCGCCAAGGCGATGGAGTTGCTGGAGGAGTGCCAGAAGGACGGCATGGTGGCGGCCATCGGCCGGGGCCACTTCGGCGACGTGAAGCGCACGGAGACGGGTGGCAAGGGGCTCGAGGGCGTGCTGGAGAAGGCGCCGGATTACTTCAACCCGTTCCAGGACATGCTGGAGGCACTGTGA
- a CDS encoding OAM dimerization domain-containing protein, with the protein MATKPTKQIIRPYGDRRDDGVVQLSFTLPVPLSEKAKEAAAVLARKMGFTDVKVAAAERAADTYTFFIVYARTPQSLDYSEIDVPEVVVKKLGFDDLNGLIKDKVGRRIVVFGACTGTDTHTVGIDAILNMKGYAGDYGLERYPWFEAHNLGSQVPNEDLIKRAMARNADAILVSQVVTQRDVHKDNSRQFIDAAKAAGIHGKTLLLLGGPRVDHKLALDLGFDAGFGPGTKPSDVANYIVHQVLQKEGKEAKNVHWEGEPQ; encoded by the coding sequence ATGGCGACGAAGCCGACGAAGCAGATCATCCGTCCCTACGGAGACCGGCGCGATGACGGGGTGGTGCAGCTGTCGTTCACGCTGCCGGTGCCGTTGTCGGAGAAGGCCAAGGAGGCCGCCGCGGTGCTGGCGCGGAAGATGGGGTTCACGGACGTGAAGGTGGCCGCCGCCGAGCGCGCCGCCGACACGTACACCTTCTTCATCGTGTACGCGCGCACGCCGCAGTCTCTGGACTACTCGGAGATCGACGTGCCCGAGGTGGTGGTGAAGAAGCTCGGGTTCGACGACCTCAACGGGCTCATCAAGGACAAGGTGGGCCGGCGCATCGTGGTGTTCGGCGCGTGCACGGGAACGGACACGCACACGGTGGGTATCGACGCCATCCTCAACATGAAGGGGTATGCGGGCGACTACGGCCTGGAGCGCTATCCCTGGTTCGAGGCCCACAACCTGGGCAGCCAGGTGCCGAACGAGGACCTCATCAAGAGGGCCATGGCGCGCAACGCGGACGCGATCCTCGTGTCACAGGTGGTCACCCAGCGGGACGTGCACAAGGACAACTCGCGCCAGTTCATCGATGCGGCCAAGGCTGCGGGCATCCACGGGAAGACGCTGCTGCTGCTGGGCGGGCCGCGAGTGGACCACAAGCTGGCGTTGGATCTGGGCTTCGACGCGGGCTTCGGCCCGGGGACGAAGCCCTCGGACGTGGCCAACTACATCGTGCACCAGGTCCTCCAGAAGGAGGGCAAGGAGGCGAAGAACGTGCACTGGGAGGGGGAGCCGCAATGA
- a CDS encoding hotdog fold domain-containing protein, with product MSNVKAVIRLRMSSHDAHYGGNLVDGARMLGLFGDVATELCIRLDGDEGLFRAYDSVEFLAPVYAGDFIEAEGEIIQTGNTSRKMRFEARKVIRPRPDVNDSAADVLAEPVVVCRASGTCVVPKDKQRGQR from the coding sequence ATGAGCAACGTGAAGGCGGTCATCCGGCTGCGCATGAGCAGCCACGACGCGCACTACGGTGGGAACCTGGTGGACGGGGCGCGGATGCTGGGGTTGTTCGGCGACGTGGCCACGGAGCTGTGCATCCGCCTGGACGGGGACGAGGGGCTGTTCCGTGCGTACGACTCGGTGGAGTTCCTGGCGCCGGTGTACGCCGGGGACTTCATCGAGGCGGAAGGGGAGATCATCCAGACGGGCAACACGTCGCGGAAGATGCGCTTCGAGGCGCGCAAGGTGATCCGCCCGAGACCGGACGTGAACGACTCTGCTGCGGACGTGTTGGCGGAGCCGGTGGTGGTGTGCCGGGCGAGCGGGACGTGCGTGGTGCCGAAGGACAAACAGCGAGGCCAGCGATGA
- a CDS encoding 3-keto-5-aminohexanoate cleavage protein, whose protein sequence is MNTPMVITAAMVGAETTREQTPYLPISAEEIAEDAAKCREAGAAMVHLHVRTPDGKPSQDTELFRAAIRAIRKRTDVLIQVSTGGAVGMDVDERCGGLRLTGEDRPDMATLTTGTVNFGDEVFWNPRPLVRDIARRIKALGLRPEFECFDVGMVDEARALAKEGVAELPGHFDFVLGVPGALTAREDALDFMIKSLPEGSTWTVAGVGRHQLPFVELAAVRGGNARVGLEDNIYVSKGVLAKGNWELVAEAAKRAKEKGRTLATPQEARKLLRLT, encoded by the coding sequence ATGAACACGCCCATGGTGATTACCGCGGCGATGGTCGGCGCGGAGACGACGCGGGAGCAGACGCCGTACCTGCCCATCAGCGCGGAGGAGATCGCGGAGGACGCGGCGAAGTGCCGGGAGGCGGGGGCGGCGATGGTGCACCTGCACGTGCGCACGCCGGACGGCAAGCCGTCGCAGGACACGGAGCTGTTCCGAGCGGCGATCCGGGCCATCCGCAAGAGGACGGACGTGCTCATCCAGGTGTCCACGGGCGGAGCGGTGGGGATGGACGTGGACGAGCGCTGCGGCGGACTGCGGCTGACGGGTGAGGATCGCCCGGACATGGCGACGCTGACGACGGGCACGGTGAACTTCGGGGACGAGGTGTTCTGGAACCCGCGTCCGCTGGTGCGAGACATCGCGAGACGCATCAAGGCGCTGGGGCTCCGGCCGGAGTTCGAGTGCTTCGACGTGGGGATGGTCGACGAAGCGCGTGCACTGGCGAAGGAGGGAGTAGCGGAGTTGCCGGGGCACTTCGACTTCGTGCTGGGTGTGCCAGGGGCGCTGACGGCGCGCGAGGACGCCTTGGACTTCATGATCAAGTCGCTGCCGGAGGGAAGCACGTGGACGGTGGCGGGGGTGGGGAGGCACCAGTTGCCGTTCGTGGAGCTGGCGGCGGTGCGAGGGGGTAACGCGCGAGTGGGGCTCGAGGACAACATCTACGTGTCCAAGGGAGTGCTGGCGAAGGGCAACTGGGAGCTGGTGGCGGAGGCGGCGAAGAGGGCGAAGGAAAAAGGCCGGACGCTGGCGACGCCGCAGGAAGCCCGCAAGCTGCTGCGTCTGACGTAA
- a CDS encoding SDR family NAD(P)-dependent oxidoreductase produces the protein METDLRGKGVLVTGGAGGIGSAVVRAFAEEGAKVAVHYHRSADKAESLAKELGGAALRADLTSESDVDALVPAAVKALGRLDVLVANAGVWPPPDEGVWQMSLERWRRTLAENLDSVFLSCRAFLRHVATTGTGNIILISSTAGLFGEAGHSDYAAAKGALASGFLKSLKNEITRIAPLGRVNTVCPGWTAVDRHKDKLENPAFINRVTRTMPMRKVGRPEDVARVVVTLASDRISGHVTGEVITVAGGMEGRVLHET, from the coding sequence ATGGAAACGGATCTGCGAGGCAAAGGAGTCCTCGTCACTGGGGGAGCGGGAGGAATCGGGAGCGCGGTGGTGCGAGCCTTCGCGGAGGAGGGGGCGAAGGTGGCGGTGCACTACCACCGGAGCGCGGACAAGGCCGAGTCGCTGGCGAAGGAGCTGGGAGGAGCGGCGCTGCGCGCGGACCTGACATCCGAGTCCGACGTAGATGCACTGGTCCCCGCCGCGGTGAAGGCCCTGGGGCGACTGGACGTGCTGGTGGCGAATGCGGGGGTCTGGCCGCCGCCGGACGAAGGCGTGTGGCAGATGTCGCTGGAGCGCTGGCGCCGGACGCTGGCGGAGAACCTGGACAGCGTGTTCCTGAGCTGCCGCGCCTTCCTGCGCCACGTGGCGACGACGGGGACGGGGAACATCATCCTGATCAGCTCGACGGCGGGGCTGTTCGGGGAGGCGGGGCACTCGGACTACGCGGCGGCGAAGGGGGCGCTGGCGAGCGGGTTCCTCAAGAGCCTGAAGAACGAGATCACGCGCATCGCGCCGTTGGGCCGTGTGAACACGGTATGCCCGGGGTGGACGGCGGTGGATCGGCACAAGGACAAGCTGGAGAACCCGGCGTTCATCAACCGGGTGACGCGGACGATGCCGATGCGCAAGGTGGGCCGACCCGAGGACGTGGCGCGGGTGGTGGTGACGCTGGCGTCGGACCGCATCTCCGGCCACGTGACGGGCGAGGTCATCACCGTGGCCGGAGGCATGGAAGGCCGCGTGCTGCACGAGACCTGA
- a CDS encoding peptidylprolyl isomerase: MNTLSSTCLAVLLALAPAAFAAAPKKDPKPEQPKPVRVVMQTDKGEIELELNEARAPKTVKNFLAYVDAGLYDGGVFHRTVKLKPDNQPNNTVKIEVIQGGINPARESEQRPPIPLERTNETGIQHKDGTVSMARDTPDSAVSDFFICIGDQPALDHGGKRNPDGQGFGAFGKVVRGMDVVRSIQQAPASGQALTPPVKILRASRKP, from the coding sequence ATGAACACGCTTTCCTCCACCTGCCTCGCCGTGCTGCTCGCCCTCGCTCCCGCCGCCTTCGCCGCCGCTCCGAAGAAGGACCCGAAGCCCGAGCAGCCCAAGCCGGTCCGTGTGGTGATGCAGACCGACAAGGGGGAAATCGAGCTGGAGCTCAACGAGGCCCGCGCCCCGAAGACGGTGAAGAACTTCCTCGCCTATGTGGATGCCGGGCTCTACGACGGCGGTGTGTTCCACCGCACCGTGAAGCTGAAGCCCGACAACCAGCCGAACAACACGGTGAAGATCGAGGTCATCCAGGGCGGCATCAACCCCGCCCGCGAGTCCGAGCAGCGCCCGCCGATTCCCCTCGAGCGCACGAACGAGACCGGCATCCAGCACAAGGACGGCACGGTCTCGATGGCGCGCGACACGCCCGACTCCGCCGTCTCGGACTTCTTCATCTGCATCGGCGACCAGCCCGCGCTCGACCACGGCGGCAAGCGCAACCCGGACGGCCAGGGCTTCGGCGCCTTCGGCAAGGTCGTGCGCGGCATGGACGTGGTCCGATCCATCCAGCAGGCGCCCGCGAGCGGGCAGGCGCTCACCCCGCCCGTGAAGATCCTGCGCGCCTCGCGCAAGCCGTGA
- the yddG gene encoding aromatic amino acid exporter YddG produces the protein MAPAPSASTARATAIGAVAILLWASLALLTTFTGSVPPFQTVAISFAVAFLLTLGKWLVRREDIGSHLRQPGVVWLIGVGGLFGYHFLYFLALKTAPPVEANLINYLWPLLIVLFSALLPGERLRAWHVAGAVLGLCGTLLLVTDGGRVVFRPEYVAGYASALACAVTWGAYSVLSRRFGSVPTDTVGGFCGVTAVLAALCHLAFERTVWPAPGEWLALFLMGAGPTGLAFFVWDVGVKRGNIRALAGLSYATPLLSTLLLIVSGRTRPSVTLALACLFIIGGAMLASRDLWTREPPGQTTS, from the coding sequence ATGGCCCCTGCCCCCTCCGCCTCCACCGCCCGCGCCACGGCCATCGGCGCGGTGGCCATCCTGCTCTGGGCCTCGCTCGCGCTCCTGACGACGTTCACGGGCTCCGTGCCTCCCTTCCAGACCGTGGCCATCTCCTTCGCCGTCGCCTTCCTGCTGACGCTCGGCAAGTGGCTGGTGCGGCGCGAGGACATCGGGAGCCACCTGCGCCAACCGGGCGTGGTGTGGTTGATCGGCGTGGGAGGGTTGTTCGGCTACCACTTCCTCTACTTCCTGGCCCTGAAGACGGCGCCCCCCGTGGAGGCCAACCTCATCAACTACCTGTGGCCGCTGCTCATCGTGCTCTTCTCGGCGCTGCTTCCCGGCGAGCGTCTGCGCGCATGGCATGTGGCCGGGGCCGTGCTGGGCCTGTGCGGCACGCTGCTGTTGGTGACGGATGGTGGCCGGGTCGTCTTCCGCCCCGAGTACGTCGCTGGATATGCCTCGGCGCTCGCCTGCGCCGTGACCTGGGGCGCCTACTCGGTCCTCTCGCGCCGCTTCGGCTCGGTGCCCACCGACACCGTCGGCGGCTTCTGCGGCGTCACCGCGGTGCTCGCCGCGCTCTGCCACCTGGCCTTCGAGCGCACCGTCTGGCCGGCTCCGGGTGAGTGGCTCGCCCTGTTCCTCATGGGTGCAGGGCCCACGGGGCTCGCCTTCTTCGTCTGGGATGTCGGCGTGAAGCGCGGGAACATCCGGGCGCTCGCGGGCCTCTCCTACGCCACCCCGCTGCTGTCCACGCTGCTGCTCATCGTCTCCGGGCGCACCCGCCCCAGCGTCACCCTGGCTCTGGCCTGTCTCTTCATCATCGGTGGCGCCATGCTCGCCTCGCGCGACCTGTGGACCCGTGAGCCGCCGGGCCAGACGACTTCGTGA
- a CDS encoding aquaporin, with the protein MTAGLNRPRRLAVEALGCGLLVVALEGAHHGAEHLGVSATDGRLFMSLAAGAVLACLTLVLQPLSGAHFNPALTFADALEDGTPWRDVPRYVLAQLLGGLAGRLVAHLMCGEPLLIATRAPAASSAQFLSELVTTFGLLVVVRGCVRTRPAALPLAVAGYVAASVWFTDSRSLANPALILSRAVSSHASAVHPMDVESFVAAQLLGAALAVCLFRWLQVPDVRPARPWTVVFHCAQEGVAELAAALFNSLASPDRVQAIASHPPAGERAPHTLVVRLAPAGAAWLDELPSPGDESWSLPVHEATTREGERQLRAALRKPIQRFLHDRGWLRLRAVGVAAPEGPRETT; encoded by the coding sequence ATGACTGCTGGCTTGAACAGGCCCCGGCGCCTCGCGGTCGAGGCACTCGGCTGCGGGTTGTTGGTGGTGGCCCTCGAGGGGGCGCACCATGGCGCCGAGCACCTGGGTGTGAGCGCCACCGACGGCAGGCTCTTTATGTCCCTGGCGGCCGGCGCCGTCCTGGCGTGCCTCACGCTGGTGCTCCAACCGCTCTCGGGCGCGCACTTCAACCCGGCCCTCACGTTCGCCGATGCGCTGGAGGACGGGACGCCCTGGCGAGATGTACCCCGGTATGTGCTCGCCCAGTTGCTGGGCGGGCTGGCGGGCCGGCTCGTGGCACACCTCATGTGCGGCGAGCCCCTGCTCATCGCCACGCGCGCCCCGGCGGCCAGCTCGGCGCAGTTCCTCTCGGAGCTGGTCACCACGTTCGGACTGCTGGTGGTGGTGCGCGGCTGCGTGCGGACCCGCCCCGCCGCCCTGCCGCTCGCCGTCGCCGGCTACGTGGCCGCCAGCGTGTGGTTCACCGACTCGCGCTCCCTGGCCAACCCGGCGCTGATCCTCTCGCGCGCGGTCAGCAGCCACGCCAGCGCCGTGCATCCCATGGACGTCGAGTCCTTCGTCGCCGCACAGTTGCTGGGAGCGGCACTCGCGGTGTGCCTCTTCCGCTGGTTGCAGGTGCCGGACGTGAGGCCCGCTCGGCCCTGGACCGTCGTCTTCCACTGCGCCCAGGAGGGCGTCGCCGAGCTGGCCGCCGCGCTCTTCAACAGCCTGGCCTCTCCCGACCGGGTCCAGGCGATCGCCAGCCACCCGCCCGCGGGCGAGCGCGCGCCCCATACCCTCGTGGTACGGCTCGCACCGGCTGGCGCGGCCTGGCTGGACGAGCTCCCCTCGCCCGGTGACGAATCCTGGAGCCTGCCCGTCCACGAAGCCACGACTCGGGAGGGAGAGCGCCAGTTGCGCGCGGCGCTGCGCAAGCCCATCCAGCGCTTCCTGCATGACCGGGGCTGGTTGCGCCTGCGCGCCGTCGGAGTCGCCGCTCCCGAGGGACCGCGGGAGACCACCTGA
- a CDS encoding amidase, giving the protein MKKTLPPSGNPQGLSRRALLGGAAAAGTLVALDVHAEPAPGHAERAPAPAPGGKPFELEEATVSELQAAMTSGKHTARGLAERYLTRIQELDRSGDLPLLSVIELNPDALAIAAALDEERKAKGPRGPLHGIPVLIKDNIATADKMQTTAGSLALVGAVPSRDAFVVERLRAAGAVILGKTNLSEWANFRSTHSSSGWSGRGGQCRNPYALDRTPSGSSSGSGAATAANFCAVSVGTETDGSIVSPSAASSLVGIKPTVGLVSRSGIIPISASQDTAGPMARTVADAAALLGVLAGIDPNDAVTATSKGRAQADYTRFLDPNGLKGARIGVPRERFFGYHPATDALVERALELMKAQGAILVDPAPIPMAAKLDEPELEVLLYEFKAGVEAYLAGLGDKTRLKTLADLIRFNEEHRDSELPWFGQELFHQAQEKGALTDKKYRKALEACRKLSRGQGIDAVMNKHKLDALVAPTQAPPGLIDLVDGDHWLGSSSTPAAVAGYPSITVPAGYVAGLPVGLSFIGRAWSEPTLLRLAFAYEQASKHRRPPGFAPTADLRKPTS; this is encoded by the coding sequence ATGAAGAAGACCCTTCCTCCCTCTGGGAACCCCCAGGGCCTGAGCCGCCGCGCGTTGCTCGGTGGTGCGGCCGCCGCTGGCACGCTCGTCGCTCTCGATGTCCATGCCGAACCCGCGCCGGGCCACGCCGAGCGCGCTCCCGCCCCCGCTCCGGGCGGCAAGCCCTTCGAGCTCGAGGAGGCCACCGTCTCCGAGCTCCAGGCCGCCATGACGTCGGGGAAGCACACCGCGCGAGGTCTCGCAGAGCGCTACCTCACGCGCATCCAGGAGCTGGATCGCTCGGGGGACCTGCCGCTCCTCTCGGTCATCGAGCTCAACCCGGACGCCCTGGCCATCGCCGCCGCGCTCGATGAGGAGCGCAAGGCGAAGGGACCTCGCGGGCCGCTGCACGGCATCCCCGTGCTCATCAAGGACAACATCGCGACCGCGGACAAGATGCAGACCACCGCCGGCTCGCTGGCCCTGGTGGGCGCGGTGCCCTCGCGCGATGCGTTCGTGGTGGAGCGGCTGCGGGCCGCGGGCGCGGTCATCCTCGGCAAGACGAACCTCAGCGAGTGGGCCAACTTCCGCTCCACGCACTCCTCCAGCGGGTGGAGCGGGCGGGGCGGCCAGTGCCGCAATCCCTATGCGCTCGACCGGACGCCGTCGGGCTCGAGCTCGGGCTCGGGCGCGGCCACCGCCGCGAACTTCTGCGCGGTGTCCGTTGGCACCGAGACGGATGGCTCCATCGTCTCGCCCTCGGCGGCGAGTTCCCTGGTGGGTATCAAGCCGACCGTCGGGCTCGTGAGCCGCTCGGGCATCATCCCCATCTCCGCGAGTCAGGACACCGCGGGTCCCATGGCGCGCACGGTGGCGGACGCGGCGGCGCTGCTCGGCGTGCTGGCGGGGATCGACCCGAACGACGCGGTGACGGCCACGAGCAAGGGCCGCGCCCAGGCGGACTACACGCGGTTCCTGGATCCGAACGGGTTGAAGGGGGCGCGCATCGGTGTGCCCCGCGAGCGGTTCTTCGGCTACCACCCGGCCACGGACGCGCTCGTGGAGCGGGCGCTGGAGCTCATGAAGGCCCAGGGCGCCATCCTCGTCGACCCGGCTCCCATCCCCATGGCCGCGAAGCTGGACGAGCCGGAGCTGGAGGTCCTGCTCTACGAGTTCAAGGCGGGCGTCGAGGCGTACCTGGCCGGGCTCGGGGACAAGACGCGGCTGAAGACGCTCGCGGACCTCATCCGGTTCAACGAGGAGCACCGCGACAGCGAGCTGCCCTGGTTCGGCCAGGAGCTCTTCCATCAGGCGCAGGAGAAGGGGGCGCTCACGGACAAGAAGTACCGCAAGGCGCTCGAGGCCTGCCGGAAGCTGTCGAGGGGGCAGGGCATCGACGCGGTGATGAACAAGCACAAGCTGGACGCGCTGGTGGCGCCGACGCAGGCGCCGCCGGGGCTCATCGACCTGGTGGATGGAGACCACTGGCTGGGGAGCAGCTCCACGCCGGCGGCCGTCGCGGGGTACCCGAGCATCACCGTCCCCGCGGGGTACGTGGCCGGACTGCCCGTGGGCCTGTCCTTCATCGGCCGTGCGTGGAGCGAGCCGACGCTGCTGCGGCTCGCCTTCGCCTACGAGCAGGCCTCCAAGCACCGCCGTCCGCCCGGCTTCGCCCCGACGGCGGATCTGCGCAAGCCCACCTCGTAG
- a CDS encoding flavin monoamine oxidase family protein yields MHVVIIGGGAAGIAAAHTILGSSKSHKVTLFESRGTYGGRALTDDTSISGFAFDKGCQYIQDEKHNPWTAIAKELGFDTFPEKVDDVLRREEEDGKFVDEKTTAEPVKEVSDAIEASYEEARKQPNVIVARKPRLDTQAEMFGHAVSEFGPFTESAEVYQYIAADRARVVSYEGDGNAFVTRGLGTLVRAYGLELKKRFGDRITEYFQTPVGIVRYTGSGVTVVSRSGGKTVAADAVIITVPTSVLASGAIAFDPPLSKEYRSVFNILRLGSYKKLALKCNRIPDELEVDTNYYLIETEPEGVWKYYRLSKTPDVLVVHAAGDFAMALDGMADKDVFALFKKTLQEAYEGLIAYAPGKAITNWSRDPDALGAYSYTAMVGGGPSDPTALNARIQLKKPVSGTVHFTGEAASLGFYGTLSGAYDEGVATARAVLGVSG; encoded by the coding sequence ATGCATGTCGTGATCATCGGTGGCGGGGCGGCGGGCATCGCCGCGGCTCACACCATCCTGGGCTCGTCGAAGAGCCACAAGGTGACGCTGTTCGAGTCCCGGGGCACCTACGGCGGGCGAGCCCTGACGGACGACACGTCGATCAGCGGCTTCGCGTTCGACAAGGGCTGTCAGTACATCCAGGACGAGAAGCACAATCCGTGGACGGCCATCGCGAAGGAACTCGGGTTCGACACGTTCCCGGAGAAGGTCGACGACGTCCTGCGGCGCGAGGAGGAGGACGGGAAGTTCGTGGACGAGAAGACGACGGCGGAGCCGGTCAAGGAGGTCTCCGACGCCATCGAGGCCTCCTATGAGGAGGCCAGGAAGCAGCCGAATGTCATCGTGGCACGCAAGCCCCGCCTCGATACGCAGGCGGAGATGTTTGGCCACGCCGTCTCGGAGTTCGGCCCGTTCACCGAGTCCGCCGAGGTCTATCAATACATCGCGGCCGATCGCGCCCGGGTGGTCTCCTATGAAGGAGATGGCAATGCGTTCGTCACCCGGGGACTGGGGACGCTCGTCAGGGCGTACGGTCTCGAGCTGAAGAAGCGCTTCGGGGACCGGATCACCGAGTACTTCCAGACGCCCGTCGGGATCGTGCGTTACACCGGGAGCGGCGTGACGGTCGTCTCGAGGAGCGGCGGGAAGACCGTGGCCGCCGACGCGGTGATCATCACGGTTCCCACGTCCGTGCTGGCGAGCGGAGCAATCGCCTTCGATCCGCCCCTGTCGAAGGAGTACCGGAGCGTCTTCAACATCCTGCGTCTCGGCAGCTACAAGAAGCTGGCCCTGAAATGCAATCGCATCCCGGACGAGCTCGAGGTCGACACCAATTACTACCTGATCGAGACGGAGCCGGAGGGCGTCTGGAAGTACTACCGTCTGTCGAAGACGCCGGACGTGCTGGTCGTCCATGCCGCTGGCGACTTCGCCATGGCGCTGGATGGGATGGCCGACAAGGATGTCTTCGCCCTCTTCAAGAAGACACTCCAGGAGGCCTACGAGGGCCTCATCGCCTACGCGCCCGGCAAGGCGATCACGAACTGGAGCAGGGACCCCGATGCGCTCGGTGCCTATTCCTACACGGCGATGGTCGGTGGCGGCCCATCGGATCCCACGGCGTTGAACGCCCGCATCCAGCTCAAGAAGCCGGTGTCCGGGACGGTCCACTTCACCGGCGAGGCCGCGAGCCTGGGGTTCTACGGGACGCTCTCGGGCGCCTACGACGAGGGCGTCGCGACCGCCAGGGCGGTGCTCGGCGTCTCGGGGTGA